One Mercenaria mercenaria strain notata chromosome 12, MADL_Memer_1, whole genome shotgun sequence DNA segment encodes these proteins:
- the LOC123535148 gene encoding uncharacterized protein LOC123535148: MDSKLNIRSYRNEDMKVLLEMTSEEGWSFSEIDCRVSLKVDPEGLLVAEDETGMPIGFIRLFSMTSNMTYVNVFVVRKDLHGNGIGKKLWEAMLKVTKDNTLVLDGVSQMKGWYEKRGFSFEAHSARSFHGTFSFQESVTLRNSYNIVPLSDDIWSALIAYDKQIYPYSREHVLRAWFCGADRYTAVAFLDKSVVGYANIHWKSKKECNIRVLNADNDVIADTLLLNLLQHIPLGSKVSFILMEGKPIPKYLSNFKSSVTGHKLFTKEMTGIQTDKIIFHMCHTI; this comes from the exons ATGGATTCCAAATTGAATATTCGCTCCTATAGAAACGAGGATATGAAGGTGCTGTTGGAAATGACCTCTGAAGAAGGATGGAGTTTTTCTGAGATTGATTGTAGGGTTAGCTTGAAAGTTGACCCGGAAGGATTGCTTGTAGCAGAAGACGAGACAGGAATGCCCATTG GATTTATTAGGCTTTTCAGTATGACGTCAAACATGACGTATGTGAATGTTTTCGTTGTGCGAAAAGATCTGCATGGGAACGGAATCGGGAAAAAATTATGGGAAGCCATGCTAAAGGTCACAAAAGACAACACTTTAGTCCTTGATGGTGTTTCACAAATGAAAGGGTGGTATGAAAAGCGGGGTTTTTCTTTTGAAGCTCACAGTGCCAGATCTTTCCATGGAACATTTTCATTTCAGGAATCTGTGACTTTACGAAATTCATATAACATTGTTCCTCTCTCAGACGATATATGGTCAGCACTTATTGCGTACGATAAGCAAATTTACCCATACTCCAGAGAGCATGTTCTGCGAGCGTGGTTTTGTGGGGCCGACAGATACACCGCTGTCGCATTCCTCGATAAAAGTGTTGTCGGTTATGCAAATATTCATTGGAAATCAAAGAAAGAATGTAACATCCGTGTATTAAACGCTGATAATGACGTCATTGCAGATACATTACTTCTGAATCTGTTGCAACATATTCCTCTAGGTTCAAAGGTTTCCTTCATTTTAATGGAAGGTAAACCCATTCCAAAGTATCTCTCAAATTTCAAGAGTTCGGTTACTGGACATAAACTATTTACAAAGGAAATGACTGGTATTCAAACCgacaaaataatatttcacatGTGTCACACAATTTAA